GGGGGACGGGGCGAAGAAACCCATTGCGTAGGTAGGTTCTTGAGGCGACGCACCCCAGAGCTTTGATTTCCTCTTCCACCCTTCTCCCCTATGTCACCGGCCCGCGCGTCAAGGGCGAGGCGAAGGTGCCGCTTGCCGCCGGAGAGAAGAAGGGAGGGCGAGGAGCGAGGTGGCGAGCGCGgtgaagaaggcgacggcgccaTCATCGATGCAGCCACCGCTGATGCCACCACCGTCTGCTCGATGCGGCTGCTCGCTGTCAGAGAGAAGAAGGGAGGGTGAGGagggggcggcgtcggcgagtgCGGTGAAGAATGACGGTGCCATCGTCGATGCGGCCACCACCGGCACCACCACCGTCTCGatgcggcgcggccggcgccactccatccgccggggggccagatccggccacggcggcgccggatctgccgcctccggggtcgccgccgccaccttccacgggagagagagagagggagagagcggccAGATCTGCCGCCTCCGGCCACCGGACGATGACGACTGCCACCTCCGCCCCgtgcgccgctcgccgtcggtcGCCTCCGCCCCGGATCTGCTGCTCCAGCTACcagacgatgacgatgatgactgCCGCCTCCGTCCCATGAGCTCGattcgggggcggcggcgggagacggTGGTggtagtgagagagagagagagagagaaagggagagggagacgagcggaggtggcaggcggcggcgggagcagcggcgggagagagggaagCAGGCTGTGAGTGGAACAACgggtggagggagagaggaatgCGCATGCGGTCgtgcggagggagagagagagagggaagagaggGGTAGAATAGGAAAGAGAGGAGGATGAGAGAAATGGGCTATTTTGGGTTGGGACACTCATTGGGCTACCAGACATGGCCTGCATTGTAGATGTGAGTACACCTAGAGTACCCTCAGTTAGTGATTGTAGATGCCCTTAGGGGGAGTGCTAGGAGGTAGTGCGCTGACGGAGGAAAACGGAAATCATGTTGGTAGTTTAACATAATGGTCCACTTTTAATTTTTGAGGATAAAATTTAGGCTTTTAATAAGTTATTTTGCTTCATATTTTCAGTTTAGAAAACCAAAACAAATTTTTGGGAAAGATTATACGTTCAGTTACTTTGCTTCatattttcagtttaggaaaccaaaaacatttttttggGAAAGATTATATGTATTCGCTTGACGCTTGCTGATGCatatgttgatgacatttttatttttttttattaaacatCTTTGGACTTATAACTGTCATATTGGGTCTGTTGTTACGAACTTACTATTAAGCTAGCCTGTTTCCCTCTGCAACGTGGCGCACATCCATATGTTGAAAAATCCGAGTGAGATGAATGAAAAAATCATTCGAATGATTGCTAGGCACTCCCATTCATTTTTCATCCATCCCACACATACTAATACTAATATATAATACAAAACTAAAAAGACTATACCCCTACTTTATCAAATGCTAATGTAACTATTCTTCAATTTAACTACTCTCGATACAATTATATTTCAATACAATTATATTCCCAACGTTCATAAACTCCGATATAATATTGctctaaaaatgaacttataaCAAATGGAAAAgctaaaagtgaacttattatGAGATTATCAGGAGGGAGTATCAGATTGGGAATAGCATTCCCGTGATCTTGATAATTGCTTCTGCTCTGAAAACGAGCATATCCCTGCCTGCAGATTCCCTCCAAAAACTAGAAACCCTGAATCCCTCCCTGATGCACCACAGAGTAGACGAACCAAGGACCAAATATCCCAGCAGACAGGACTGTTCCACAGTACACACCGAGACAAACCACAGTATATATGCACAGTGACAGACAGAAACTTGTAGAGAGAAATCAATGTCATGCAGCAAGGGAAGGACATACCAAATTAGAAACAAGGCATGAACAAATTTCCTCTAAAGGCTACAATGTAACAGTATCCATATCTCAAATGAACAACCACAACAGTAACCGACCAGTTTATGAAACAAACTATCCTGTAAagtttcttcttttttgttttccaGCATCTACCACAACAGTGCGCAATGTTCTAGAGCAAATTCTTCACATCTGCCGCCAACTTGGGACTGGAAGAGGGATGGCAAGTATCATTTGATTGATCAGCTTAGTCAGCAGTAGAGAGCCACAGCAGCAGCTCCATGGTTTTTATTGCCTACTCTTCTTGGAGCTGCTGCAATCAGGGCACTTGTAGTGCTTTATGTGTTCCGCTTTCGCTGGTGTTATCCTAACGCATTTGCCGTGGAACCACCGCTCGCAAATGTCGCACCCAATCCAAAACTCGTTGGCGTTGTAGCGGCCACCGCAGGTTCCACATAGGGTTTCACTGTGTTCTTCTTCATCGTACCCATCGTCAACAACTGCTGGCCTCGAGGTTTTTGTCTGCACGTCATTTGCTCGCTGCATAACAAAGCCAGCTTTCAGTTCGTAAAAACTCAAATGGGCACAGTTCAGAAATGGTTCATGATGAAAATAAAAACTAAGAGCACTGGTACGGCACCTTTCCTGAGTGCCTGGATTTGCTGCCATTGTCGGCACCAGATTTATTATCCCTTCCATGCTTCCTATCAGACAGTGCTTCAAGCACGGTTGGATGGTCATTGATCAAGCTGAATAAGCGCTTCCTGACAATCAAGAGAGCAACACATTGGATCCAGGAAAAGGATTTTGTTAACCATGATAT
The window above is part of the Oryza sativa Japonica Group chromosome 7, ASM3414082v1 genome. Proteins encoded here:
- the LOC4342784 gene encoding pHD finger protein ALFIN-LIKE 2 isoform 1 (isoform 1 is encoded by transcript variant 1), producing the protein MEMAAPVSPAPRTVEDIFKDFSGRRAGLVRALTVDVDEFYGFCDPEKENLCLYGHPNGRWEVALPAEEVPPELPEPALGINFARDGMHRRDWLSLVAVHSDSWLLSVAFFFGARLNGNERKRLFSLINDHPTVLEALSDRKHGRDNKSGADNGSKSRHSGKRANDVQTKTSRPAVVDDGYDEEEHSETLCGTCGGRYNANEFWIGCDICERWFHGKCVRITPAKAEHIKHYKCPDCSSSKKSRQ
- the LOC4342784 gene encoding pHD finger protein ALFIN-LIKE 2 isoform 2 (isoform 2 is encoded by transcript variant 2) — encoded protein: MPHKCFLSLCTNSILFVALLHGYLVSIFLSILPRANLLKHKTCAMCIGVLDSYSDLNIPLHQPLSLLRTQSIISWLTKSFSWIQCVALLIVRKRLFSLINDHPTVLEALSDRKHGRDNKSGADNGSKSRHSGKRANDVQTKTSRPAVVDDGYDEEEHSETLCGTCGGRYNANEFWIGCDICERWFHGKCVRITPAKAEHIKHYKCPDCSSSKKSRQ